One window from the genome of Bacillus weihaiensis encodes:
- the brnQ gene encoding branched-chain amino acid transport system II carrier protein, which produces MVKKLSGKETWIIGLMLFALFLGAGNMIFPPAMGQQAGEHVWLATLGFLITGVGLPFLGIVAIALSGNDIQSISNRVNPTFGLIFPIILYLTIGPFFGIPRTATVAYEIGVTPFLPESLLASQGTLFLYSLLFFAVTYWLALNPTKLVDRIGKVLTPALLLILVTLTVKAFSTPMGELQPAQGDYVDGAFFKGFLEGYLTLDALGALVFGIVIITTIKDRGVTAKMDVAKICIQAGLIAAAGLAFVYVSLAYVGGTSVTSLGHLDNGGAILSGSASLLFGSLGRVVLGLAITFACLTTSVGLVSACGNYLAKVIPWLDYKVVILILSLFSTAVANFGLTQLISVSVPLLFAIYPLAIVLILLSFVDYGIGITSKVYKWSLGVTAIISLADGLKAANLLTENLTSFFTYIPLFSIGIGWLVPAVCGAIVGWCLSLPEIRRN; this is translated from the coding sequence ATGGTTAAAAAGTTATCCGGTAAAGAAACATGGATTATCGGTTTAATGTTATTTGCATTATTTTTAGGTGCCGGGAATATGATTTTCCCACCTGCAATGGGACAACAAGCAGGAGAGCATGTTTGGCTTGCAACATTAGGTTTTTTAATAACAGGCGTTGGTCTACCCTTTTTAGGCATTGTAGCCATTGCATTGTCTGGTAATGATATTCAATCTATAAGTAATAGAGTTAACCCTACGTTCGGTCTGATTTTTCCGATTATTTTGTATTTAACCATTGGACCTTTCTTTGGAATTCCTCGGACGGCTACAGTTGCGTACGAAATAGGAGTAACTCCTTTTTTACCAGAAAGCTTACTTGCATCGCAAGGAACGTTATTTCTTTATAGTTTACTCTTTTTCGCTGTAACCTATTGGCTTGCGTTAAATCCAACGAAGTTAGTTGATCGTATTGGAAAGGTGCTAACACCTGCATTATTACTTATATTAGTTACCTTAACTGTGAAGGCATTTTCTACCCCAATGGGAGAGCTTCAGCCAGCACAAGGTGATTATGTTGATGGAGCTTTTTTCAAAGGTTTCTTAGAAGGGTATTTAACACTTGATGCACTTGGTGCCTTAGTGTTTGGAATTGTCATTATTACTACGATTAAAGATCGTGGAGTAACTGCGAAGATGGACGTGGCGAAAATCTGTATACAAGCTGGCTTAATTGCCGCTGCCGGCCTAGCCTTTGTTTATGTTTCGCTTGCATATGTTGGTGGGACTAGTGTCACAAGCCTTGGTCATCTTGATAATGGTGGCGCGATTTTATCAGGATCAGCGAGCTTGTTATTTGGTTCTTTAGGTAGAGTCGTCCTTGGATTAGCGATTACATTTGCTTGCTTGACAACAAGTGTCGGCTTAGTCTCTGCTTGCGGAAACTATTTAGCGAAAGTGATTCCATGGCTAGATTATAAAGTAGTTATTCTTATTTTATCTCTATTTAGTACAGCGGTGGCGAACTTTGGCTTAACACAGCTAATCTCCGTTTCTGTACCATTGTTATTCGCTATTTATCCGTTAGCTATTGTTTTAATTCTCTTGTCTTTTGTGGATTATGGGATTGGGATTACATCGAAGGTTTACAAATGGAGCCTCGGTGTAACGGCCATCATCAGTCTAGCAGATGGTCTAAAAGCAGCAAACCTGTTGACTGAAAATCTTACTAGCTTCTTTACCTATATCCCGCTGTTTAGTATTGGCATCGGCTGGCTTGTACCTGCGGTATGTGGTGCAATCGTTGGATGGTGTCTGTCACTTCCCGAAATTCGCCGAAACTAA
- the brnQ gene encoding branched-chain amino acid transport system II carrier protein, producing MFKKNELIFISFMLFSMFFGAGNLIFPAFLGRSAGEDVWISLAGFILTAVGLPILGVMAVAKAGSLHTLATRVHPTFAFLFPLFIYVSIGPGLAIPRAGSISYEMGLKPFLTESLADQSWMLFLYTIIFFSITLWLSLQPSKLVDRFGKLLTPILLIMITIIFIKAVITPIGSFGQATGSYEEIPFFQGFLDGYLTMDALAALVFGIVVANTIRSKGVDQPKLLSRYMSYAGIGAGALLATIYGVLAYLGASSSSVGEAENGAQVLTLVMNELFGPAGILMLGLLFTLACLCVCIGLIIACSQYFTGIFPKLSYKQWAVTLAALSLLVANLGLTQILSISVPILGAVYPIAVVLITLGLLSAKISHSVYFLTILFTALFSVAETVNHTFLQNLLDPVLSVMPLYGEGVGWIVPAVIGAIVGLIVGHLNGGKDIDEPVKIAG from the coding sequence TTGTTTAAGAAAAATGAACTTATTTTTATTAGCTTTATGCTGTTTTCCATGTTTTTTGGTGCAGGAAATCTTATTTTTCCGGCATTTTTAGGTAGGTCAGCTGGCGAGGATGTCTGGATCTCCCTGGCAGGCTTCATTTTAACTGCTGTAGGCTTACCGATTCTTGGTGTTATGGCGGTAGCAAAAGCGGGAAGCTTACATACATTAGCAACGCGTGTACATCCTACATTTGCTTTTTTATTTCCATTATTTATTTATGTGTCGATAGGACCTGGATTAGCTATACCACGTGCGGGATCGATTTCATATGAAATGGGTCTTAAACCATTTTTAACAGAATCACTGGCGGATCAATCATGGATGTTGTTTCTTTACACGATTATCTTTTTCAGTATTACCCTTTGGTTAAGCTTACAACCGTCAAAGCTGGTTGATCGTTTTGGGAAATTACTTACACCCATTTTACTTATTATGATAACGATTATCTTTATAAAAGCGGTGATAACACCGATTGGAAGCTTTGGACAAGCAACAGGATCTTATGAAGAGATTCCATTTTTTCAAGGATTTTTAGATGGGTATTTAACAATGGATGCGTTAGCTGCCCTTGTTTTTGGAATAGTTGTGGCAAATACAATTCGTTCAAAAGGTGTGGATCAGCCAAAACTCCTTTCACGTTATATGAGCTATGCAGGTATTGGTGCAGGTGCTCTATTAGCAACCATTTATGGGGTTTTAGCCTATTTAGGAGCTTCAAGTAGTTCAGTTGGAGAGGCTGAAAATGGTGCACAGGTGTTAACACTTGTGATGAATGAGCTATTTGGTCCAGCAGGAATTCTGATGCTTGGTTTATTATTTACGTTGGCTTGTTTATGTGTATGTATTGGTCTAATCATTGCTTGTAGCCAGTACTTCACAGGTATTTTCCCAAAGCTTTCTTATAAACAATGGGCGGTGACGTTAGCTGCATTAAGCTTACTTGTCGCAAATTTAGGGTTAACACAAATTCTGTCCATCTCTGTCCCAATTTTAGGCGCGGTGTATCCTATAGCCGTAGTTTTGATTACGCTTGGTTTGTTATCAGCGAAAATAAGTCATAGTGTTTATTTCCTTACGATTCTATTTACTGCCTTGTTTAGTGTAGCAGAAACAGTGAATCATACGTTCTTACAGAATCTACTAGATCCAGTTTTAAGTGTTATGCCGCTTTACGGTGAAGGTGTTGGATGGATTGTTCCAGCTGTGATCGGTGCAATTGTAGGTCTTATTGTGGGTCATTTAAATGGGGGAAAGGATATAGACGAACCTGTGAAAATAGCGGGATAG
- a CDS encoding YecA family protein, translated as MSVKRNDPCPCGSGKKFKKCCLNKENVIQLHEVKEERFYQQKHSLVLKVNAFIESNVPTSKLYQLHSGFKKRANTSFPNKSIEKGHFDFWLYFFHRFENGLRGIEWFLQENSSKLNESEKEMAHNWENLKPAIVQAVDINADFVLFEDVLTREQFHVSASKENFPTFAPWIGTIGLLEKYEDLYYFNGVRVFNKPDGVQRAANKVEELVAQHGIGSQDALQQYYPEILHDFLAEPEHEKIPTEITQYTLSYKVKNDQAIAEFIQTQKEVIIDSWTPQKKLASWVNNWYQYEDSEIKNPVLVGNVIGSITQDGELLKLNTLEMERVTEFKAMIEEKLSEETITYHNVDTVTQTLPYQVELRNTIASFNEGTAPYFTLYAQNDIRSDLDKKIPILGDHSLLELVQKGDLKTADTYLKNLEYAMYIEIEKEYGTVEVTADFNSVRKELGLPLSPFVTGGDNRVTDYKELESKESDSKTVNQEDIPFYEFLGFTPNTVDNFYSEDLVTFFKEKTEGKADSTVRKYRNCLFDLREILENSTHTQWDSCDEAFWHDVLTIEFPGLYEPLSKTAAKDFMSTLKALSKWLDKQGKTADLGNTVTKAAKNAEEKLLSFV; from the coding sequence ATGTCAGTAAAACGTAACGATCCATGTCCATGTGGCAGTGGGAAAAAATTCAAAAAATGTTGTCTAAATAAAGAAAATGTTATTCAGCTCCACGAAGTAAAAGAAGAGCGTTTTTATCAACAAAAACATAGCCTCGTATTAAAAGTGAATGCTTTTATCGAAAGCAATGTCCCAACAAGTAAATTATACCAATTACATAGTGGATTTAAAAAGCGGGCAAATACTTCTTTTCCAAATAAATCAATAGAAAAAGGGCACTTTGACTTTTGGTTATACTTTTTCCACCGCTTTGAAAATGGGCTACGTGGTATTGAATGGTTTCTACAAGAAAATAGCAGCAAGCTAAATGAGTCTGAAAAGGAAATGGCTCACAATTGGGAAAACCTTAAACCAGCTATTGTCCAAGCAGTCGATATTAATGCAGACTTTGTTCTCTTTGAAGATGTGCTGACAAGGGAACAATTCCATGTTTCAGCTTCAAAGGAAAATTTCCCAACCTTTGCGCCTTGGATTGGGACAATTGGTCTCTTAGAAAAGTATGAAGATCTTTACTATTTTAATGGAGTAAGAGTCTTTAACAAGCCAGATGGTGTTCAACGAGCTGCAAATAAAGTAGAAGAGTTAGTAGCGCAGCACGGAATCGGGTCACAAGACGCTCTACAACAATATTATCCTGAGATTTTACATGATTTCCTAGCAGAACCTGAGCATGAGAAAATCCCTACAGAGATTACACAATATACCCTTTCATATAAAGTTAAAAATGATCAAGCAATTGCAGAATTCATTCAGACTCAAAAAGAGGTAATAATTGATAGCTGGACACCACAAAAGAAACTAGCTAGCTGGGTAAATAATTGGTATCAATATGAAGATAGCGAAATTAAGAATCCCGTATTAGTAGGTAACGTGATAGGCTCTATTACACAAGATGGAGAACTTCTAAAGCTCAACACACTTGAAATGGAAAGAGTGACAGAGTTCAAAGCAATGATTGAAGAAAAGCTATCTGAGGAAACCATCACGTATCATAACGTGGATACAGTCACACAAACACTTCCTTATCAAGTAGAGCTTCGTAATACGATTGCGTCCTTCAATGAAGGAACAGCACCTTATTTTACACTCTACGCTCAAAATGATATTAGAAGCGATTTAGACAAAAAAATCCCGATACTTGGCGACCATTCCCTACTTGAACTCGTTCAAAAAGGTGACCTAAAAACAGCCGACACCTACTTAAAAAATCTTGAATACGCTATGTACATTGAGATTGAAAAAGAATATGGAACAGTTGAAGTAACAGCTGACTTTAACTCAGTTAGAAAAGAGCTCGGTCTCCCTCTTTCACCATTTGTAACAGGCGGTGACAACAGAGTAACGGACTATAAAGAACTAGAATCTAAAGAGAGTGACAGCAAAACAGTGAACCAAGAGGACATCCCATTCTATGAATTTTTAGGATTCACACCAAACACTGTCGACAACTTCTATTCAGAAGATCTCGTTACCTTCTTTAAGGAAAAAACAGAAGGAAAAGCAGATTCAACCGTAAGAAAATATCGTAACTGCTTATTTGATCTAAGAGAGATACTAGAAAACTCAACTCATACACAATGGGATTCTTGTGATGAAGCCTTCTGGCATGACGTATTAACTATCGAATTCCCGGGTCTTTACGAGCCACTTAGTAAAACAGCTGCAAAGGACTTTATGAGTACCCTTAAAGCTTTATCAAAATGGCTTGATAAGCAAGGAAAAACAGCAGACCTCGGTAACACAGTGACAAAAGCAGCTAAAAATGCTGAGGAAAAGCTATTAAGTTTTGTTTGA
- a CDS encoding 5-bromo-4-chloroindolyl phosphate hydrolysis family protein, with protein sequence MKQTLNFLIQSFTGFVATTTTWTVAMIGFDQSFLMSSLYAIGGGITAFFLAKGITFTMFLKQNQLSRKEYRYIKHHVKDANIKIKRLRKALFTIRNVSSIKQNVEIYRVVTKIYSITKKEPKRFYLAESFYYSHLDSLVELSERYAFLASQPKKNVELASSLSETRQTISSLADTLEKDLHDILSKDIDQLHFELDVAKLSIDKSMKNNK encoded by the coding sequence ATGAAACAAACATTGAATTTTTTGATTCAATCTTTTACAGGGTTTGTCGCTACCACGACTACTTGGACGGTTGCAATGATTGGATTTGATCAATCGTTTCTTATGTCTAGCCTCTATGCAATTGGCGGCGGCATTACGGCCTTTTTCCTAGCTAAAGGGATTACATTTACAATGTTTTTAAAGCAAAATCAACTTAGTCGAAAAGAATATCGTTATATAAAGCATCACGTAAAGGATGCAAACATCAAAATAAAGCGACTTCGAAAGGCCTTGTTTACAATTCGGAATGTGTCATCGATTAAACAAAATGTAGAGATTTATCGGGTCGTCACAAAAATCTATTCTATCACAAAAAAAGAACCTAAGCGATTCTATCTAGCTGAGTCGTTCTATTATTCTCATCTAGATTCACTTGTTGAACTGAGTGAACGCTATGCTTTTTTAGCTTCCCAGCCAAAGAAAAATGTGGAGTTAGCAAGTTCTTTAAGTGAAACTCGTCAAACCATTTCAAGTCTAGCAGATACATTGGAAAAAGATTTACATGATATCCTCTCGAAGGATATCGACCAATTACATTTTGAATTAGATGTTGCAAAGCTTTCAATAGATAAATCAATGAAAAATAATAAATAG
- a CDS encoding toxic anion resistance protein, with protein MTNHQHSELDELLANPFGEEELDVTRSEEINSDKPKKLIDVLPEENRQKAIQLAEQIDPTNQQAIALYGTQAQSKLLNFSHSMLDHVQKKDTGEIGEIIHDLMKKLEQVSPNDLKPAKRGLMSKMFGKLTNSVQEVLTRYQKTGVQIDRISVKLDHSKNGLLQDIHVLEELYEKNKEYFHALNVYIAAGELKLEELETKTIPALKKKAEETQDQMAFQEVNDLMQFADRLEKRTHDLVLSRQITMQSAPQIRLIQSANQALVEKIQSSITTAIPLWKNQVAIALTLLRQKDAVEAQKLVSKTTNDLLLKNAEMLKVNTLETARENERGLVDVDTLKKVQDHLVSTLEETLRIQAEGRAKRLQAEQDLATMETDLKKKLAGM; from the coding sequence ATGACAAATCATCAGCATAGTGAGCTTGACGAGCTGCTAGCCAATCCGTTTGGTGAAGAGGAGCTTGACGTAACGAGGTCGGAAGAGATAAATAGTGATAAACCGAAGAAATTGATTGATGTGTTACCGGAGGAAAATCGGCAAAAAGCGATCCAGCTTGCTGAGCAGATTGACCCAACAAATCAGCAGGCTATTGCCTTATATGGAACACAGGCGCAGTCTAAGCTATTAAATTTTTCCCATTCAATGCTTGATCATGTGCAAAAGAAGGATACAGGTGAAATTGGAGAAATTATTCATGATTTAATGAAAAAGCTTGAACAGGTTAGTCCGAACGATTTGAAGCCTGCTAAACGTGGTTTGATGTCAAAAATGTTTGGGAAGCTGACAAATTCTGTGCAAGAGGTATTAACAAGGTACCAAAAAACGGGTGTTCAAATTGATCGAATCAGTGTAAAGCTGGATCATTCAAAAAATGGGTTGCTTCAGGATATACATGTGCTTGAGGAATTATATGAAAAAAACAAAGAATATTTCCATGCTTTAAATGTGTATATTGCAGCCGGTGAATTGAAGCTTGAGGAGCTTGAAACAAAAACGATTCCAGCACTGAAGAAAAAAGCAGAGGAAACACAGGATCAAATGGCGTTTCAAGAGGTGAACGATCTCATGCAGTTTGCGGATCGCCTAGAAAAGCGCACACATGACCTTGTGCTTAGTAGACAGATTACGATGCAAAGTGCGCCGCAGATTCGCTTAATCCAAAGTGCGAACCAAGCTCTGGTTGAGAAAATACAATCGTCTATTACCACTGCGATTCCTTTATGGAAAAATCAAGTGGCGATTGCTTTAACATTACTTCGACAAAAGGACGCCGTTGAAGCACAAAAGCTTGTATCCAAAACGACGAATGATTTACTCTTAAAAAATGCAGAAATGTTAAAAGTGAACACACTTGAAACAGCAAGAGAAAATGAGCGAGGCTTAGTGGATGTGGACACGTTGAAAAAGGTTCAGGATCACCTCGTCTCCACTTTAGAAGAAACTCTCCGTATCCAAGCAGAGGGGCGAGCAAAACGTCTACAGGCTGAACAAGACCTAGCGACAATGGAAACCGACCTCAAAAAGAAGCTTGCAGGTATGTGA
- a CDS encoding histidinol-phosphatase yields MTSTNSVKFDLHTHHERCGHALGTIEDYVKQAIDFGLDYIGISDHSPYFYSDEDHLYPTISMKKSEFHAYIEEVLRLKEAYKDKIHVLLGVESDFFPDHLDLYRQQYINQPFDYIIGSVHYVQDVNIFKRGRWDGLSKREKQEVKEEYYRLIAHSAKSGLFQILGHIDAMKGFYPEFSSIQTDVIDKTLKIIGEQDVAIEINTSGSTKDCGGWYPADDILERALYHNVSVTFGSDAHKPERICDEFDLVKKRLKEIGYREWVYFVERKRRVTGL; encoded by the coding sequence ATGACAAGTACAAACTCAGTGAAATTTGATTTACATACTCACCATGAACGCTGTGGGCATGCATTAGGGACAATTGAGGATTATGTTAAGCAGGCGATTGACTTTGGCTTAGATTACATTGGCATCTCAGATCATTCTCCATACTTTTATAGTGACGAAGATCACTTATATCCAACGATTTCAATGAAAAAAAGTGAGTTTCATGCATATATAGAGGAAGTTCTTCGGTTGAAAGAAGCATATAAGGATAAAATTCATGTGCTGCTAGGGGTGGAAAGCGACTTTTTTCCAGACCATCTCGACTTGTATCGACAGCAGTATATAAATCAGCCCTTTGACTACATCATTGGTTCAGTTCATTATGTCCAGGACGTTAATATTTTTAAAAGAGGCCGCTGGGATGGATTATCTAAACGGGAAAAGCAGGAAGTAAAAGAAGAGTATTATCGTTTGATTGCACATTCTGCAAAAAGCGGTTTATTTCAGATACTTGGTCATATTGATGCCATGAAAGGCTTTTATCCTGAATTTTCTTCTATTCAAACGGATGTGATTGATAAGACGTTAAAAATCATTGGTGAGCAGGATGTGGCGATTGAGATTAATACGTCAGGAAGCACGAAGGATTGTGGGGGCTGGTATCCGGCTGATGATATTCTAGAACGAGCTCTTTATCATAATGTCTCCGTCACATTTGGATCGGACGCTCATAAACCAGAGCGAATATGCGATGAATTTGATCTTGTGAAAAAGAGATTAAAAGAGATTGGATATCGCGAGTGGGTCTATTTTGTTGAGAGGAAGAGACGCGTAACGGGTTTATAG
- a CDS encoding Ig-like domain-containing protein, producing the protein MTQKGLVQTVIVCLCLFVSFPSFAYTTTNTTTEAIPRAKNYVVISNESTDPNDTEKLDSFQVNNEEYSSHKNLKLDSYQMDARLTHEQNEILDGAALKSFSAITPSYDLGETRKFWVVDFSQIIPKDYQLSAKLMYQGSKANIWVNDNNISILNAKKLADEFDQAIYPTVRNYFGPESDVDKDKRINILLFDIKDGFDGYGGYFAGYFYPGDLYYQSNSNKSEIFYIDTYPLMGMGSSRYVENSYETLAHEFQHMVNFNRNVLIEGGEQMDVWLDEALSMAAEQIYTGEALTNRIDYYNSSSSITNGQSLLYWDYEGDVLANYSLSYLFGQYVKVQAGVGNDIFKKILENPANNYKAVESQIKQYIDPSMTFGQFMTNFRAALLLKESTGPYGFKGEKAFDQLVEKVSIGSETNLQGGGALVKEVTSDYIPVSKRANVTYTYFPAEGGAIPGSPDTIPPAKPTVNQIGDNTTTVSGKAEINSTVYVKAGSTLIGSGKVSSTGSYSIPMKTRLKAGTGVMVYAQDPSGNKSQMVTMTVLDKTAPAKPKVGAVGDNTATVSGTAEVGTTVYVKLGDTQLGKAIAASSGAFSIKMSAKQKATKVLTLYAVDSAGNKSSTIATTVLDKTAPSKPTVKTIGDNTTTVTGTAEASSTLYIKSGTTLIGKGTVTSKGTYSIKLTKKQKAGHSLSIYAIDKAGNKSSTLTTKVVDRTPPQTPIINKVSSKTTYVKGKAEKGAALYVYKGSNYLGKATVTSTGAYSVKIKAQKKGTTLTIYAKDKSGNKSPKKYVKVS; encoded by the coding sequence ATGACTCAAAAAGGGCTTGTGCAAACCGTTATCGTGTGTTTATGTCTATTCGTTTCCTTCCCTAGTTTTGCTTATACCACAACTAACACAACGACTGAAGCTATTCCTAGAGCAAAAAACTATGTAGTCATTAGCAATGAATCAACAGATCCAAATGACACTGAAAAACTAGATTCTTTTCAAGTCAATAATGAAGAATATTCTTCTCATAAAAACCTCAAGCTAGATTCCTATCAAATGGATGCAAGATTAACACACGAACAAAATGAGATACTGGATGGAGCAGCCCTAAAAAGCTTCTCTGCAATCACCCCCTCCTATGACCTTGGAGAAACAAGGAAGTTTTGGGTCGTTGATTTTAGTCAGATTATCCCTAAAGACTATCAGCTTTCTGCAAAGTTAATGTACCAGGGTTCCAAAGCAAATATTTGGGTCAACGACAACAACATTTCAATCTTGAATGCAAAAAAACTAGCAGATGAATTTGACCAAGCTATTTACCCAACTGTGCGAAACTATTTTGGTCCAGAATCAGATGTCGACAAGGATAAACGAATTAATATTCTTTTATTTGATATTAAAGATGGCTTTGACGGATATGGCGGATATTTTGCGGGGTATTTTTATCCCGGAGATCTTTATTACCAATCCAACTCAAATAAATCCGAGATTTTTTATATTGATACGTACCCACTTATGGGAATGGGTTCTTCTAGGTATGTGGAAAACTCCTATGAAACATTGGCTCATGAGTTTCAACATATGGTAAATTTTAATCGAAATGTCCTTATTGAGGGCGGTGAACAAATGGATGTGTGGTTAGATGAAGCACTTTCGATGGCAGCAGAGCAAATTTATACAGGTGAGGCGCTAACCAATCGCATTGACTATTATAATTCGTCTTCATCCATTACAAATGGACAATCTCTTTTATATTGGGATTATGAAGGAGATGTTCTAGCAAACTATTCGTTATCCTACTTATTTGGCCAATATGTGAAGGTTCAAGCTGGTGTAGGGAATGATATTTTCAAAAAAATCCTTGAGAACCCTGCTAACAACTATAAAGCTGTTGAAAGTCAGATTAAACAGTACATCGATCCATCTATGACATTTGGTCAGTTTATGACGAATTTCCGCGCAGCCCTTCTGTTAAAAGAAAGCACTGGTCCATATGGATTTAAAGGAGAAAAAGCCTTTGATCAACTTGTTGAAAAAGTTTCGATAGGAAGTGAAACAAATCTTCAAGGGGGAGGAGCCCTTGTAAAAGAAGTAACGTCTGATTACATTCCTGTTAGTAAAAGAGCAAATGTCACGTATACCTATTTCCCTGCTGAAGGTGGGGCCATTCCTGGTTCACCGGACACAATACCACCCGCAAAACCAACTGTCAATCAAATTGGGGATAACACAACTACAGTCAGCGGTAAAGCTGAAATCAACTCTACTGTGTATGTGAAAGCTGGTAGTACCTTAATAGGAAGTGGGAAGGTTTCATCTACAGGGAGCTATTCCATTCCCATGAAAACCAGGCTTAAGGCTGGCACAGGTGTAATGGTATATGCACAAGATCCGAGCGGAAATAAAAGTCAAATGGTTACAATGACTGTACTTGATAAAACAGCGCCTGCTAAGCCTAAAGTGGGTGCCGTTGGCGACAATACCGCGACTGTTAGTGGAACGGCGGAAGTAGGGACAACTGTTTACGTTAAATTAGGGGATACTCAGTTAGGTAAAGCTATTGCAGCTAGCTCTGGTGCTTTCTCTATTAAAATGTCAGCAAAGCAAAAGGCAACTAAAGTTCTTACCCTGTATGCTGTAGATTCAGCAGGCAATAAGAGCTCTACTATTGCGACAACAGTTCTAGATAAAACGGCTCCTAGTAAACCAACAGTAAAAACAATTGGTGACAATACGACGACCGTTACCGGAACGGCAGAGGCAAGCTCAACACTTTATATTAAATCAGGGACAACCTTGATCGGAAAAGGAACCGTTACAAGTAAAGGAACCTATTCTATTAAGCTAACGAAAAAACAAAAAGCTGGACACTCCTTGTCTATCTATGCGATTGATAAAGCTGGAAACAAAAGCTCAACACTTACGACAAAGGTGGTTGACCGTACTCCACCTCAAACCCCTATCATCAACAAAGTATCGTCTAAAACAACCTACGTTAAGGGCAAAGCAGAAAAAGGGGCCGCTCTCTATGTGTACAAAGGCAGTAACTATCTAGGTAAAGCCACTGTTACTTCCACCGGAGCTTACAGTGTCAAAATTAAAGCCCAGAAAAAAGGAACAACACTAACCATCTATGCTAAAGACAAAAGCGGCAACAAAAGCCCCAAGAAATATGTGAAGGTGAGTTAA
- a CDS encoding LytR family transcriptional regulator produces MREARKKRKKWLWITLSVIGLFVLATGGYAFYLYKSATDTVASIHEDLNRDKSDKRPEDVVFKDKDPISILLMGVDEREGDRGRSDSLILMTVNPNTNSTQMVSIPRDTRTEIVGKGIDDKINHAYAFGGTEMAVATVENFLDVPVDYFVKINMESFKDTVDAVGGVEVNNTLNFSYGGYDFNEGTITLDGEKALAYTRMRYDDPRGDFGRQDRQRQVIEGVMKKGANISSITKFGDMFGVVRDNVKTNLTFDEMWEIQANYKSASSNLEQFQVKGTGDKINGIYYYIVPEEERLSLSNQLKEHLEITTETASVAK; encoded by the coding sequence ATGAGAGAAGCTAGAAAGAAACGTAAAAAATGGCTTTGGATTACACTAAGTGTCATTGGCCTATTTGTTTTGGCAACTGGCGGTTATGCGTTTTATCTATATAAATCAGCTACAGACACTGTCGCAAGTATTCACGAGGATCTAAACCGTGATAAATCAGATAAACGACCTGAGGACGTCGTTTTTAAAGATAAGGACCCCATATCCATTCTTTTGATGGGTGTTGATGAACGTGAGGGTGATAGAGGTCGTTCTGATTCATTAATTTTAATGACTGTAAATCCTAACACTAACTCTACTCAAATGGTCAGTATCCCACGTGATACTCGCACTGAAATTGTCGGCAAAGGAATTGACGACAAAATTAACCATGCCTATGCCTTTGGTGGAACGGAAATGGCTGTTGCAACTGTTGAGAATTTCCTAGATGTACCTGTTGATTATTTTGTTAAAATCAACATGGAAAGCTTCAAGGACACGGTTGATGCAGTTGGTGGAGTTGAAGTGAATAACACACTAAATTTCTCTTATGGTGGCTATGATTTCAATGAGGGAACCATTACGCTAGATGGAGAAAAAGCATTAGCCTACACTAGAATGAGATATGATGATCCTCGCGGTGACTTTGGTCGTCAAGATCGCCAACGTCAAGTCATTGAGGGCGTTATGAAAAAAGGGGCAAACATTTCCTCTATTACAAAGTTTGGTGACATGTTCGGTGTTGTTCGTGACAACGTGAAAACGAATTTAACATTTGATGAAATGTGGGAAATTCAAGCAAATTACAAATCAGCCAGCTCTAACCTTGAACAGTTCCAGGTTAAAGGGACTGGAGATAAAATTAACGGAATCTACTATTATATTGTTCCTGAAGAAGAACGCTTATCTTTATCAAATCAGTTGAAGGAGCATTTAGAGATTACAACAGAAACTGCTTCTGTTGCAAAATAA